The following proteins come from a genomic window of Lolium rigidum isolate FL_2022 chromosome 5, APGP_CSIRO_Lrig_0.1, whole genome shotgun sequence:
- the LOC124656684 gene encoding ABC transporter G family member 53-like, protein MQRQSFRDKRINNSKLARAKYTTGISFSQVYRNSELYRRNKSLIKELSTPPEGSNDLSFPTEYSQTFLTQCSACLWKQSLSYWRNPPYTAVKFFYTTLIALLFGTMFWGIGRKRHSQQDLFNAMGSMYASVLFMGVQNSASVQPVVAVERTVFYRERAAHMYSPLPYALGQVAIELPYIFVQSLIYGVIVYAMIGFEWTAAKFFWYLFFMYFTLAYFTFYGMMSVGLTPNYNVASVVSTAFYALWNLFSGFITPRTRIPIWWRWYYWLSLIAWTLNGLVTSQFGDVTAKFESNGVQVSEFVESYFGFHHDFLWVVAVVVVSFAVLFAFLFGLSIKLFNFQKR, encoded by the exons ATGCAACGCCAGAGCTTCAGAGATAAGAGGATCAACAATTCCAAG TTGGCCCGTGCCAAGTACACAACGGGGATTAGCTTCAGTCAAGTATACAGGAATTCTGAACTATATCG GAGGAATAAAAgtttaataaaggagctaagtacACCTCCTGAAGGTTCAAACGACTTATCCTTCCCAACGGAGTACTCACAAACCTTCCTCACACAATGTTCTGCTTGCCTGTGGAAGCAAAGTCTGTCATACTGGAGAAATCCTCCATATACTGCAGTCAAATTCTTCTATACTACACTAATTGCGCTATTGTTTGGAACAATGTTCTGGGGAATTGGAAGAAAAAG GCACAGTCAACAAGACTTGTTCAATGCCATGGGTTCCATGTATGCCTCAGTTTTGTTCATGGGGGTGCAGAACTCGGCCTCAGTTCAGCCAGTTGTGGCTGTTGAGCGCACAGTCTTTTACAGGGAAAGAGCGGCCCACATGTACTCACCTCTGCCATATGCATTGGGACAG GTTGCAATTGAACTTCCATACATCTTTGTTCAATCATTGATATATGGCGTGATAGTATATGCTATGATTGGCTTCGAGTGGACAGCTGCCAAGTTCTTTTGGTACCTGTTCTTCATGTACTTCACTCTAGCTTACTTCACATTTTACGGAATGATGTCGGTGGGCCTGACTCCGAACTATAACGTTGCCTCTGTTGTTTCCACGGCATTCTATGCTCTTTGGAACCTTTTCTCGGGATTTATTACACCAAGAACT AGAATTCCGATATGGTGGAGATGGTACTACTGGCTCAGCCTTATTGCATGGACACTCAACGGTCTGGTCACTTCACAGTTTGGAGACGTAACAGCAAAATTCGAAAGTAACGGCGTGCAGGTGTCCGAGTTTGTAGAAAGCTATTTTGGGTTCCACCATGACTTCCTGTGGGTAGTTGCTGTGGTGGTCGTCTCATTTGCCGTTCTCTTTGCTTTCCTCTTCGGGCTATCGATCAAGCTATTCAATTTCCAGAAGAGATAA
- the LOC124651737 gene encoding wiskott-Aldrich syndrome protein homolog: MSRSSRITVLLAVITVLATTVQADSPVCAYPCLPSPNSGGVINSYPPPPPAATDGGAGGGFGGSYPPPPPGGFPLSPPGVMPGFLPPPYSAVPAGPAPPPPNPVLPWFPWYYQHDNPITGSTTSASPPPAVHRRTTCMVAPLLHLCLVILLRAS, encoded by the coding sequence ATGTCTAGATCCTCCCGGATCACCGTCCTCCTCGCCGTGATCACCGTGCTGGCCACCACGGTGCAGGCGGACTCGCCGGTCTGCGCGTACCCGTGCCTCCCTTCACCAAACTCCGGCGGCGTCATCAACAGCtacccgccaccgccaccagcagcaaccgatggtggcgccggcggcggcttcgGCGGCAGCtacccaccgccaccgcccgggGGCTTCCCGCTATCCCCGCCTGGTGTCATGCCGGGTTTCCTCCCGCCGCCGTACAGCGCCGTCCCGGCCGGGCCAGCTCCACCGCCGCCGAACCCGGTCCTGCCGTGGTTCCCGTGGTACTACCAGCACGACAACCCGATCACTGGGTCCACCACGTCGGCGTCCCCGCCACCGGCCGTGCACCGGAGGACGACGTGCATGGTTGCCCCGCTGCTCCATCTTTGTCTGGTGATTCTTCTTCGGGCGTCGTAG